In Paenibacillus sp. FSL R7-0345, a single window of DNA contains:
- a CDS encoding VOC family protein, translated as MSVDVYMNFNGNCREAVEFYAKVFGNSDPQIMTFGEAPPNPDYPLPEEAQALIMHARLNVDGSNVMFSDVFPGMPFTAGNNISLALVTRNEEDVKSWFHQLKEGGSVTMELQETFWSKLYGSLKDKFGIEWQVSLESTEAAGQ; from the coding sequence GTGTCAGTTGATGTGTATATGAATTTCAATGGAAACTGCCGGGAAGCTGTCGAATTTTACGCCAAGGTGTTCGGTAACAGTGATCCGCAGATTATGACCTTTGGTGAAGCACCGCCGAATCCCGACTACCCGCTGCCGGAAGAAGCCCAAGCGCTGATTATGCATGCGCGGCTGAATGTTGACGGCAGCAACGTCATGTTCTCCGATGTGTTTCCGGGAATGCCCTTTACAGCAGGCAACAACATCAGTCTTGCGCTGGTCACCCGGAACGAAGAGGATGTGAAATCCTGGTTCCATCAGCTGAAGGAAGGCGGAAGCGTAACGATGGAACTGCAGGAGACCTTTTGGAGTAAACTCTATGGGAGCCTGAAGGATAAATTCGGCATAGAATGGCAGGTTAGCCTTGAAAGCACGGAAGCAGCAGGCCAATAA
- a CDS encoding CBS domain-containing protein: MEISAFLLPKDQVAYITSSISMLEAMEQLEQHYYSAIPIIDHEGKYVGTLAEGDLLWKLKNTAGLSFDNMREVKVSDIQRHVHNESVYIKAQMEDMLTLAADQNFVPVVDSEGVFLGIIRRKDIIEYYTRNITD, encoded by the coding sequence ATGGAAATATCTGCCTTTTTGCTGCCCAAGGATCAGGTCGCTTACATTACCTCCTCCATCTCCATGCTTGAGGCAATGGAGCAGCTGGAGCAGCACTATTATTCCGCCATACCGATTATCGACCACGAGGGGAAATATGTTGGAACGCTGGCTGAAGGGGATCTGCTGTGGAAGCTGAAGAATACGGCAGGACTCAGCTTCGATAACATGCGTGAGGTTAAGGTCAGCGACATCCAGCGGCATGTGCATAATGAGAGTGTCTACATCAAAGCCCAGATGGAGGATATGCTGACGCTGGCTGCAGACCAGAATTTTGTGCCGGTTGTTGACAGCGAGGGTGTCTTTCTCGGCATTATCCGCCGCAAGGATATTATTGAGTACTATACAAGGAATATAACGGATTAG
- a CDS encoding STAS domain-containing protein encodes MNEITMNMPAMFAVDEAGTFRDTVKDYINSGQTSFLLDFKDCLFIDSTGLGVIVSLYKKCAENGGTIRLRTLHPNVRKIFELTRLTNVFEII; translated from the coding sequence TTGAATGAGATTACAATGAATATGCCGGCAATGTTTGCGGTAGATGAGGCAGGCACTTTCCGCGATACCGTTAAGGATTACATTAACAGCGGCCAGACAAGCTTTTTACTGGATTTCAAGGATTGCCTTTTTATAGACAGCACCGGTCTTGGCGTCATTGTCAGCCTGTACAAAAAATGTGCGGAGAACGGTGGCACGATCCGCTTGCGCACACTTCACCCGAACGTGCGCAAAATTTTTGAGCTGACCCGGCTAACCAACGTTTTTGAAATTATATAG
- a CDS encoding methyl-accepting chemotaxis protein, whose amino-acid sequence MKLSIKVKMSILLFLIISIPLGISGAVSYNLASTALQKTIEEELKGTTSSAAKAVETELTAAGNFLDVASRNGALAALAADPSGQNAKQTVYTYLSGIQQDNAMLLESLILVDVNGKVLLTSSSEAPELNVADREYFRQALAGEKALSGVLVSRDSNKNIVAVARPLRQDGNITGVLIGTILFDSIAAPVAESEIGESGYGYMLDRTGLIVYHPDGSKVLKENLDGNSNAELNALVQQMKNGETAHGFYTYEGTYKYVSFEPAGSWVVATTANYSEYMKPAAEIRTTTLIVVISFILVALLLGYLFTTRNIINPVKQLQAAMSLAGNGDLTVHTAIHTRDELQSLSESFNAMIDKQEAIIEKVRHGSAVLTSMSEEMAASSEEISASIEEISSSTQEIAAGAENANHSVVNASQVLVQLSSLVQLAQSKASATSQNADNTNEAAQAGRTGVMNTVTAMDSISSSTRETEEQLLTVSVLSDKVSAIIGTINTIARQTNLLALNAAIEAARAGEHGRGFSVVAGEVRKLSDETHLQAEEISSLVSDMVGRIGQAVESMRGASIAVDSGVQIVKETDHAFIHIIESVELITASVQEILEITRDEVATSDQIIKLIDSMGTISEMSVQNTESVSSATEEQAATVNNFVSTAEEISAMAGELEFLVEKFKIRGE is encoded by the coding sequence GTGAAGTTAAGTATTAAGGTTAAAATGAGTATCCTTTTATTCCTGATTATCAGCATCCCGCTGGGCATCTCCGGCGCGGTCTCTTATAATCTGGCTTCAACCGCGTTGCAGAAAACCATTGAAGAGGAATTAAAAGGAACAACAAGCTCAGCCGCCAAGGCGGTTGAAACGGAGCTGACGGCAGCGGGTAACTTCCTGGATGTCGCCAGCCGCAACGGTGCATTGGCTGCATTGGCTGCTGATCCGTCAGGACAGAATGCCAAGCAGACGGTGTATACATATCTATCGGGTATCCAGCAGGACAATGCCATGCTGCTGGAATCGCTCATCCTTGTTGATGTGAACGGCAAGGTGCTGCTGACCAGCAGCTCAGAGGCGCCGGAGCTGAATGTGGCGGACCGGGAGTATTTCCGGCAGGCGCTGGCGGGTGAAAAGGCGTTAAGCGGAGTTCTTGTATCCAGGGACAGCAATAAAAATATTGTGGCGGTGGCCCGGCCGCTGCGCCAGGACGGCAACATTACCGGAGTGCTGATCGGGACGATCCTGTTTGATTCGATTGCCGCTCCTGTAGCTGAGAGCGAAATCGGGGAGAGCGGATACGGATATATGCTGGACCGGACCGGCCTGATCGTCTATCACCCTGACGGCAGCAAGGTGCTGAAGGAGAACCTGGATGGCAACAGTAACGCTGAGCTGAATGCCCTTGTGCAGCAGATGAAAAATGGCGAGACTGCACACGGATTTTATACATATGAAGGCACTTATAAGTATGTCTCCTTCGAGCCGGCCGGGAGCTGGGTTGTAGCGACGACAGCGAATTACAGTGAATACATGAAGCCGGCCGCCGAGATCCGCACGACAACGCTGATTGTGGTCATCTCGTTCATTCTGGTTGCCCTGCTGCTGGGATATCTCTTCACCACCCGCAATATTATAAATCCGGTCAAGCAGCTGCAGGCCGCCATGTCGCTGGCCGGGAATGGTGACCTGACTGTACATACCGCTATACATACACGGGACGAGCTGCAATCCTTGAGTGAATCCTTTAATGCCATGATCGACAAGCAGGAAGCCATTATCGAAAAGGTAAGACACGGCTCAGCCGTCCTGACCTCCATGTCAGAGGAAATGGCAGCCTCCTCGGAGGAGATCAGCGCCTCGATTGAAGAGATCAGCTCCAGCACCCAGGAAATTGCCGCGGGGGCAGAGAATGCTAACCACTCTGTTGTTAACGCCTCACAGGTGCTGGTTCAGCTCTCCAGCCTGGTGCAGCTTGCCCAGAGCAAAGCCTCAGCTACCTCACAGAATGCGGATAATACGAACGAGGCGGCACAGGCCGGGAGAACCGGAGTAATGAACACAGTAACCGCGATGGATTCCATCAGCAGCAGCACCCGGGAAACAGAGGAGCAGCTGCTTACAGTAAGCGTTCTGTCGGACAAGGTGTCCGCTATTATCGGCACGATCAATACGATCGCCAGGCAGACAAATCTGCTGGCGCTGAATGCGGCGATTGAGGCGGCGCGGGCAGGAGAGCACGGACGCGGCTTCAGTGTGGTGGCCGGGGAAGTCCGCAAGCTCTCAGATGAAACACATCTGCAGGCCGAAGAAATCAGCAGTCTGGTTTCCGATATGGTAGGGAGAATCGGACAGGCTGTAGAATCAATGCGGGGAGCTTCCATTGCCGTAGACAGCGGAGTACAGATCGTCAAGGAGACCGACCATGCCTTTATTCATATTATTGAATCGGTTGAGCTGATAACAGCAAGTGTTCAGGAAATACTGGAAATCACGAGGGATGAAGTAGCTACTTCAGACCAGATTATCAAGCTGATTGATTCCATGGGGACCATTTCGGAAATGTCTGTACAGAATACGGAGAGTGTGTCCAGCGCTACTGAAGAGCAGGCGGCTACGGTTAATAATTTTGTATCTACAGCAGAAGAAATCAGTGCGATGGCAGGCGAGCTGGAATTCCTGGTTGAGAAATTTAAAATAAGGGGTGAGTAG
- a CDS encoding ATP-binding protein yields the protein MEALHKEVMFCGLGSHLTIIDNIIQELELEPYAFDIRLILMEAVTNAYYHGNLSDCTKPIIIRYLLCGGLLNLQVEDSGDGAGELLIPQAIADEELLEDGGRGLYLIRCFSDSVEMIRNTMFISKSVCVH from the coding sequence ATGGAGGCTTTACACAAGGAAGTCATGTTCTGCGGTCTGGGGAGTCACCTAACGATCATTGATAATATTATACAGGAGCTGGAGTTGGAACCATATGCGTTTGATATCCGGCTCATCCTCATGGAAGCTGTAACCAATGCTTACTATCATGGAAATCTTAGCGATTGTACAAAGCCCATCATTATCCGTTACCTGCTGTGCGGCGGGCTGCTCAATCTCCAGGTTGAGGATTCCGGGGACGGGGCGGGTGAGCTGCTGATTCCGCAGGCAATCGCCGACGAGGAGCTGCTGGAGGACGGGGGAAGAGGGCTGTATCTGATCCGCTGCTTCTCGGACAGTGTGGAGATGATCCGCAATACGATGTTTATCAGCAAGAGCGTATGTGTTCACTGA
- a CDS encoding PAS domain S-box protein, translating into MATDKHCKNELAAPSADQCMDHYGCIYENNHLITLMVDPADGSIVDANRAACSFYGYRLREFRKLLITDLNGGQEDDTGSFLDRALPGGKYRGNQVFHEHHRLASGQHIDVEIHTGAMRILGRDCVYTVIHDISERMRSEKRLRESEERYRDLVELCPEAILVYSGGTILFANQRTEKLFGIVKEELLGRSIDDFFIEKPLSSSEYNKLKAMSGIKDSFRIEQRFIRRHDRRVFDLDISGVPITYNETATLQLVCRDITQKKKETERAVRLQEQRHAVGFPLEDKAVLDKLYIPANTLSGDFFIFHRISDYEVLGIIGDVAGKGISAALSISALRVMFMDSLHSGLAPVEILQDLNRRAIEHMGEDYIAGCCFHFDFNRGMMKAAAAGINEFMYKPGGGEGMRITVKGTPLGMFAGSTFEQTAIPFQAGDRFCFYSDGMELLFSSDELCREYEYLQGKIAGSVLQDDCTWLSLLIT; encoded by the coding sequence ATGGCAACAGACAAGCATTGCAAAAATGAGCTGGCGGCACCAAGTGCGGACCAGTGTATGGATCATTACGGATGTATTTATGAGAACAACCATCTGATTACCCTGATGGTAGACCCGGCTGACGGCAGCATCGTGGATGCGAACAGGGCGGCTTGTAGCTTTTACGGCTACAGGCTGCGTGAATTCAGGAAGCTGCTGATAACGGATCTGAATGGGGGACAGGAAGACGATACAGGCAGCTTTTTGGACAGGGCTCTGCCCGGGGGGAAGTACCGCGGGAACCAGGTTTTTCATGAACATCACCGGCTTGCCTCCGGCCAGCACATTGATGTAGAGATTCACACCGGAGCCATGAGAATACTCGGCCGGGATTGTGTGTACACGGTGATCCACGATATCAGTGAGCGTATGCGCTCGGAGAAGCGGCTGCGCGAGAGTGAGGAGCGCTACCGGGATCTGGTTGAGCTCTGCCCGGAGGCGATTCTGGTGTACAGCGGCGGTACGATCCTGTTCGCCAACCAGCGGACAGAGAAATTGTTCGGCATAGTGAAGGAGGAGCTGCTCGGCAGAAGCATTGATGATTTTTTTATCGAAAAGCCGCTCAGCAGCTCGGAATATAATAAGCTGAAAGCGATGAGCGGCATCAAGGACAGCTTCCGGATCGAGCAGCGCTTTATCCGGCGGCATGACCGGCGGGTCTTTGACCTTGATATCTCCGGGGTCCCGATTACATATAACGAGACCGCAACGCTGCAGCTGGTATGCCGTGATATTACGCAGAAGAAAAAGGAGACGGAGCGGGCGGTCCGGCTTCAGGAGCAGCGGCATGCGGTCGGCTTTCCCCTTGAAGACAAAGCTGTTCTGGACAAGCTGTACATACCGGCGAATACGCTAAGCGGAGACTTCTTTATTTTTCACAGAATCAGTGATTACGAGGTGCTTGGCATTATCGGCGATGTAGCAGGCAAAGGGATTTCAGCTGCGCTCAGCATTTCCGCCCTGCGTGTGATGTTTATGGACAGCCTGCACAGCGGCCTTGCACCGGTAGAGATTCTGCAGGATTTAAACCGCAGGGCAATCGAGCATATGGGTGAGGATTATATAGCGGGCTGCTGCTTTCATTTTGATTTTAACAGGGGAATGATGAAGGCGGCTGCAGCAGGCATCAACGAGTTCATGTACAAGCCCGGCGGCGGAGAAGGAATGAGGATAACTGTAAAAGGCACTCCGCTGGGGATGTTCGCGGGCAGTACCTTCGAACAAACGGCAATTCCTTTTCAGGCAGGTGACCGCTTCTGCTTCTATAGCGACGGTATGGAGCTGCTGTTTAGCAGCGATGAGCTGTGCCGGGAATATGAATATCTGCAGGGAAAGATCGCAGGTTCAGTGCTGCAGGATGACTGCACATGGCTGAGTCTGCTTATTACATAA
- the map gene encoding type I methionyl aminopeptidase — protein sequence MIIMKTMEEIEKMRAAGIILAECHRQIAAMIQPGITTWEIDEFAEKFILSQGATPEQKGYHGYPYATCASVNDVICHGFPKKEPLKDGDIVTVDMVVNLNGWLADSAWSYGVGSISEQAQKLLDTTKESLFKGIEQAVAGNRIGDVAHAIQTYAESNGFSVVRDFIGHGIGSEMHEKPDVPSYGPAGKGPRLKEGMVFTIEPMLNTGSYRTKVDADGWTARTIDGGLSAQYEHTLAITPQGTIILTQL from the coding sequence ATGATTATCATGAAAACGATGGAAGAAATCGAAAAAATGCGGGCAGCCGGCATCATTCTGGCCGAATGCCACCGGCAGATTGCCGCAATGATACAACCGGGTATTACCACCTGGGAAATTGATGAATTTGCTGAAAAGTTCATCCTCTCCCAAGGAGCGACTCCGGAGCAAAAAGGGTATCACGGGTATCCGTACGCAACCTGCGCTTCAGTGAACGATGTGATCTGCCACGGCTTTCCCAAGAAGGAGCCGCTGAAGGACGGAGATATTGTAACGGTTGATATGGTCGTGAATCTGAACGGCTGGCTGGCGGATTCCGCCTGGTCCTACGGTGTAGGCAGCATCAGTGAGCAGGCGCAGAAGCTGCTCGACACCACCAAGGAATCGCTGTTCAAGGGAATTGAGCAGGCGGTTGCCGGCAACCGGATCGGCGATGTAGCCCACGCCATCCAGACCTATGCCGAGTCAAACGGCTTCTCGGTAGTTCGTGATTTCATCGGCCACGGCATCGGCTCCGAAATGCATGAGAAGCCGGATGTGCCTTCCTACGGCCCTGCCGGCAAAGGCCCGCGCCTGAAGGAAGGTATGGTATTCACCATTGAACCGATGCTGAATACAGGAAGCTACCGCACCAAGGTGGATGCGGACGGGTGGACAGCCCGGACGATTGACGGCGGGCTCTCGGCTCAATATGAGCACACGCTGGCCATTACGCCGCAGGGAACCATTATCCTCACACAGCTGTAA